The following coding sequences lie in one Salmo salar chromosome ssa13, Ssal_v3.1, whole genome shotgun sequence genomic window:
- the kra55 gene encoding Keratin-associated protein 5-5 (The RefSeq protein has 1 frameshift compared to this genomic sequence) — protein MATTIRLAVVISGCHESICGCYGCIDGCHESICGCYGCIDGCHESICGCYGCIDGCHEPICGCYGCIDGCHGPICGCYGCIDGCHESISMGVISLFVIVMAVCVDGCYCSTFYGCTYGLYVKSCHDSSIMSTHQSILFNQIGNREFRQNTIFAAVIEKG, from the exons ATGGCAACAACAATTAGATTGGCTGTGGTTATATCTGGGTGTCATGAGTCTATTTGTGGTTGTTATGGCTGTATCGATGGGTGTCATGAGTCTATTTGTGGTTGTTATGGCTGTATCGATGGGTGTCATGAGTCTATTTGTGGTTGTTATGGCTGTATCGATGGGTGTCATGAGCCTATTTGTGGTTGTTATGGCTGTATCGATGGGTGTCATGGGCCTATTTGTGGTTGTTATGGCTGTATCGATGGGTG TATATCGATGGGTGTCATTAGTCTATTTGTGATTGTTATGGCTGTATGTGTCGATGGGTGTTATTGCTCTACGTTTTATGGTTGCACCTATGGCTTATATGTCAAATCATGCCATGACTCATCAATCATGTCTACCCATCAGTCAATACTATTCAATCAAATTGGCAACAGGGAATTCAGGCAAAACACTATATTTGCAGCTGTTATAGAGAAAGGTTGA